The following are encoded together in the Bradyrhizobium sp. CCGUVB1N3 genome:
- a CDS encoding cyclase family protein translates to MPRELIDISVPLQNDVPADPPGNHPTIQYIDHQQGLPRMLQFFDGLKAEDLPDGQGWAVEQVSLSTHNGTHLDAPWHFHPTMNRGERAWTIGEVPLEWCLQPGVKLDFRHLPDGYVATADDVEKELKRIRHTLSPLEIVVVNTSAGAKFGRADYVNSGCGMGYEATMYLLERGVRLTGTDGWSWDAPFFHTAKKYAETGDAKLIWEGHKAGRHIGYCHLEKLHNLDQLPSTGFTVSCFPVKIERASAGWTRAVAIIDG, encoded by the coding sequence ATGCCGCGGGAGCTGATCGACATCTCGGTGCCGTTGCAGAATGACGTGCCGGCCGACCCGCCCGGCAACCATCCGACGATCCAGTACATCGACCACCAGCAGGGCCTGCCGCGCATGCTGCAGTTCTTCGACGGGCTGAAGGCGGAAGATCTGCCTGACGGCCAGGGCTGGGCGGTCGAGCAGGTATCGCTGTCGACCCACAATGGCACGCATCTCGACGCGCCCTGGCACTTCCATCCTACCATGAACCGCGGCGAGCGCGCCTGGACCATCGGCGAGGTGCCGCTCGAGTGGTGCCTGCAGCCCGGCGTGAAGCTTGACTTCCGTCACCTGCCGGACGGCTATGTGGCGACGGCCGACGACGTGGAGAAGGAGCTCAAGCGTATCAGGCACACGCTGTCGCCGCTGGAGATCGTCGTCGTCAACACCAGCGCCGGCGCGAAATTCGGACGCGCCGATTACGTCAACTCAGGCTGCGGCATGGGCTATGAGGCCACGATGTATCTGCTTGAGCGCGGCGTGCGTCTGACCGGCACCGACGGCTGGAGCTGGGACGCGCCATTCTTCCATACCGCGAAGAAATACGCGGAGACCGGGGATGCGAAGCTGATCTGGGAAGGCCACAAGGCCGGGCGTCACATCGGCTACTGTCATCTCGAGAAACTGCACAATCTCGATCAGCTGCCGTCGACGGGCTTCACGGTCTCCTGCTTCCCCGTGAAGATCGAGCGCGCCTCGGCAGGATGGACGCGAGCCGTCGCCATCATTGACGGCTGA
- a CDS encoding SDR family NAD(P)-dependent oxidoreductase yields MTDYRKLFDLTGKTAVVLGAASGIGKSSAEALAGLGARVVCADRALDAAEATAAGIRDNGGWAEAAACDAASAADVNVLASTVMQKFPRLDIAVTTPGLNIRKTILDYTEEDLDRVLNLNVKGTVWFFQAFGRIMVEQKGGSIIACSSVRAVTIEPGLGIYGSTKAAIGLLVKGFASEVGHAGVRVNAIAPSIAETALTGPFKQRPDIYDLYARHTVFNRWSSADEVATAVAYLASDAASYVSGSTLFVDGGWTAVDGPPTGLTQLSK; encoded by the coding sequence GTGACTGACTATCGCAAGCTCTTTGATCTCACCGGCAAGACGGCGGTGGTGCTCGGCGCCGCGTCCGGCATCGGCAAATCGTCGGCCGAGGCGCTGGCCGGACTCGGTGCTCGCGTCGTCTGTGCCGATCGCGCGCTTGACGCAGCGGAAGCGACCGCTGCGGGTATTCGCGACAACGGGGGCTGGGCGGAAGCTGCCGCGTGCGATGCTGCGAGCGCCGCGGATGTCAATGTGCTCGCCAGCACGGTGATGCAGAAATTCCCGCGGCTCGACATCGCGGTGACGACGCCGGGTCTCAACATCCGCAAGACCATTCTCGATTATACCGAGGAGGATCTCGACCGCGTCCTCAACCTGAACGTCAAGGGCACCGTCTGGTTCTTCCAGGCCTTCGGCCGCATTATGGTCGAGCAGAAGGGCGGCAGCATCATCGCCTGTTCGTCGGTGCGCGCGGTCACCATCGAGCCCGGCCTTGGCATCTATGGATCGACCAAGGCCGCGATCGGCCTCCTGGTGAAGGGTTTTGCCTCCGAGGTCGGGCATGCCGGCGTCCGCGTCAACGCGATTGCGCCGAGCATTGCCGAGACCGCGCTGACCGGCCCGTTCAAGCAGCGTCCCGACATCTACGATCTCTATGCCCGGCATACCGTCTTCAATCGCTGGAGCAGTGCCGACGAGGTCGCAACCGCCGTGGCCTATCTCGCCTCGGATGCCGCAAGCTATGTCAGCGGCAGCACGCTGTTCGTCGACGGCGGCTGGACCGCCGTCGACGGACCGCCGACCGGTCTCACGCAGCTCAGCAAATAG
- a CDS encoding helix-turn-helix domain-containing protein, with protein MKSSLVAIEPNGHFCRECSIREFSVCASLDAAELRQFEHLGRQVHFTAGETVFSEEDITTSFYNLLEGVMRLYKLLPDGRRQIVGFALPGDFLGMNVSGRHNFSADAIGAVTVCQFAKAAFGRFIEERPHLLRRINELAVRELSQARDHMVLLGRRSAEEKVATFLLGWRERLTPFNGPSSTVPLPMSRQDIADYLGLTIETVSRTFTRLERVGVIEIIHGGISLLDPARAEALAAA; from the coding sequence ATGAAGTCTTCCCTGGTTGCAATCGAACCCAATGGGCACTTCTGCAGGGAGTGTTCGATACGTGAGTTCAGCGTGTGCGCTTCGCTCGATGCGGCTGAGCTCAGGCAGTTCGAGCATCTCGGACGCCAGGTGCATTTTACCGCCGGCGAGACGGTGTTTTCCGAAGAGGACATCACGACATCCTTCTACAATCTCCTCGAAGGCGTGATGAGGCTTTACAAGCTGTTGCCGGATGGGCGACGGCAAATCGTCGGTTTCGCGCTGCCGGGCGACTTCCTGGGAATGAATGTCTCCGGTCGCCACAACTTTTCTGCGGACGCGATCGGCGCCGTGACAGTCTGCCAGTTCGCCAAGGCCGCGTTCGGCCGTTTCATCGAGGAGAGGCCGCATCTCCTCCGCCGCATCAACGAGCTGGCCGTGCGCGAATTGAGCCAGGCTCGCGATCACATGGTCCTGCTGGGACGCCGTTCGGCGGAGGAAAAGGTCGCAACATTTCTCCTCGGCTGGCGCGAGCGCCTGACACCGTTCAACGGGCCGTCGAGCACGGTGCCGCTGCCGATGAGCCGCCAGGATATCGCCGACTATCTCGGACTGACCATCGAAACGGTCAGCCGCACCTTCACCAGGCTCGAGCGCGTCGGCGTGATCGAGATCATCCATGGCGGTATCAGCCTGCTTGACCCGGCCCGCGCCGAGGCGCTGGCGGCGGCCTGA
- a CDS encoding TRAP transporter small permease codes for MSDPHLASHEPEAGAARPSTGLLSRINAIVARLGMYVSVSGLLVIVTIVFYQVFGRYVLNSSPTWTENLALVLILYVTLIGAAVGVRDAGHIGMDSLLVMLPDHLREKIELVIHVLVALFGVAMVYNGWILGASVGTVKIPNLGLPEVVRYIPLIASGVLIVSFSIEHIIALLRGEEVVPSWN; via the coding sequence ATGTCAGACCCACACCTCGCAAGCCACGAGCCGGAGGCCGGTGCGGCACGCCCGTCTACCGGCTTGCTGTCGCGGATCAATGCCATCGTCGCTCGGCTGGGCATGTATGTGTCCGTGAGCGGCCTGCTCGTCATCGTCACCATCGTGTTCTACCAGGTGTTCGGACGTTACGTGCTCAATTCCAGTCCGACCTGGACGGAGAACCTTGCGCTGGTTCTGATCCTGTATGTCACGCTGATCGGCGCCGCCGTCGGCGTGCGCGATGCCGGACACATCGGCATGGACAGCCTGCTCGTGATGCTTCCGGATCATTTGCGAGAGAAAATCGAGCTTGTGATCCACGTTCTGGTGGCCTTGTTCGGCGTTGCGATGGTCTACAACGGCTGGATACTCGGGGCGTCGGTCGGGACCGTGAAGATCCCCAATCTCGGCCTTCCCGAGGTTGTCCGTTACATTCCGCTGATCGCCTCCGGCGTCTTGATCGTCTCCTTTTCAATCGAGCACATCATTGCTCTCCTGCGCGGCGAAGAGGTCGTCCCCTCATGGAACTGA
- a CDS encoding Crp/Fnr family transcriptional regulator, which translates to MPQDKTSDPRQSSGNKLSVLRKHPIFADLEPDALDQLCRYAKHTTVKRGAMIAAKGDPGNNLFAVISGTVKISSSSPDGRNAILNLIGPGEIFGEIAVLDGAPRSADATANTNCELYIIDRRDFLPFVKSQPALAMKFIELLCGRLRWTSQQVEQVILQNLPGRLASALLGLTEERKFDSGSGTLLITQQEISEMVGMTRESINKQLRAWAARSWVRLEHGAIVVLDVDALRELAESGLEGE; encoded by the coding sequence GTGCCTCAGGACAAGACCAGCGATCCCCGGCAGTCGTCGGGCAACAAACTGTCGGTGCTGCGCAAGCATCCGATCTTCGCTGATCTGGAGCCGGACGCGCTCGATCAGCTCTGCCGCTATGCCAAGCACACCACCGTCAAGCGCGGTGCGATGATTGCGGCCAAGGGCGATCCCGGCAACAACCTCTTCGCGGTCATCTCCGGCACGGTGAAGATTTCCTCTTCTTCGCCCGATGGCCGCAATGCCATCCTCAATTTGATCGGTCCCGGAGAAATATTTGGCGAGATCGCGGTGCTCGATGGTGCGCCACGGTCGGCGGACGCGACCGCCAATACCAACTGTGAGCTCTACATCATCGATCGCCGGGACTTCCTGCCCTTCGTGAAGAGCCAGCCGGCACTGGCGATGAAATTCATCGAGCTGCTCTGCGGCCGGCTGCGCTGGACCAGCCAGCAGGTCGAGCAGGTGATCTTGCAGAACCTGCCGGGACGGCTCGCCAGTGCGCTGCTCGGCCTGACCGAGGAGCGCAAGTTCGACTCCGGCAGCGGAACCCTCTTGATCACCCAACAGGAGATCAGCGAGATGGTCGGCATGACCCGCGAGAGCATCAACAAGCAGTTGCGGGCCTGGGCCGCGCGGAGCTGGGTCCGCCTCGAGCATGGCGCCATCGTCGTGCTCGACGTCGACGCGTTGCGCGAACTCGCCGAAAGTGGTCTCGAAGGCGAGTGA
- a CDS encoding TRAP transporter substrate-binding protein, with protein sequence MKTLTGIVTAVALAVTAPLATARDFRSADVHPADYPTVEAVKFMGKQLATASGGKLGVKVFPNGALGSEKDTIEQLKIGALDMMRINASPLNNFVPETVTLCLPFIFRDTQHMRTVLDGPIGDEILAAMEPAGLIGLAYYDSGARSIYTVKAPVKSLADLKGLKIRVQQSDLWVGMIQSLGANPTPMPYGEVYTALKTGLVDAAENNWPSYESSRHFEAAKFYNVTEHSLAPEVLVMSKKVWDTLSKEDQAMIRKAAKESVPVMRKLWDEREQASRKTVEAAGVQVVSIANKQEFVDAMKPVYTKFAGDEKLQSLVKRIQDTK encoded by the coding sequence ATGAAGACACTAACCGGCATCGTCACAGCCGTTGCACTGGCGGTCACAGCGCCCCTGGCGACCGCACGCGATTTCCGCTCTGCGGACGTGCACCCCGCCGATTATCCGACCGTCGAGGCCGTCAAGTTCATGGGCAAGCAGCTCGCGACGGCGAGCGGCGGCAAGCTCGGTGTGAAGGTGTTTCCCAATGGAGCCCTGGGCTCCGAGAAGGATACCATCGAGCAACTCAAGATCGGCGCACTCGACATGATGCGGATCAACGCATCGCCGTTGAACAACTTCGTGCCGGAAACCGTCACGTTGTGCCTGCCCTTCATCTTCCGGGATACGCAGCATATGCGCACGGTCCTCGACGGGCCGATCGGCGATGAGATCCTGGCGGCCATGGAGCCTGCAGGATTGATCGGCCTTGCCTATTACGACAGCGGCGCGCGGTCCATTTATACCGTCAAGGCACCGGTCAAGTCGCTCGCGGATCTCAAGGGCTTGAAGATACGCGTCCAGCAATCCGATCTGTGGGTCGGCATGATCCAGAGCCTCGGGGCCAACCCGACGCCGATGCCGTATGGCGAGGTCTATACCGCTCTCAAGACCGGTCTGGTGGACGCTGCCGAGAACAACTGGCCCTCCTACGAGTCGTCGCGCCATTTCGAGGCCGCCAAGTTCTACAACGTCACTGAGCACTCCCTGGCACCCGAAGTTCTCGTGATGTCCAAGAAGGTCTGGGACACGCTGAGCAAGGAGGATCAGGCGATGATCCGCAAGGCGGCCAAGGAATCGGTGCCCGTGATGCGCAAGCTCTGGGACGAGCGTGAGCAGGCGTCCCGCAAGACCGTCGAGGCGGCCGGCGTTCAGGTCGTTTCGATCGCCAACAAGCAGGAATTCGTCGATGCGATGAAGCCGGTGTACACGAAGTTCGCCGGCGACGAAAAGCTGCAGAGCCTCGTCAAGCGTATCCAGGACACGAAGTAA
- a CDS encoding TRAP transporter large permease: MELIILGATFFGFLILGVPVAFAIGLSAICTILYEGLPVAVIFQQMMSGMNIFSFLAIPFFVFSGELMLHGGVADKIVQLAKNLVGHIRGGLGMSNVVACTLFGGVSGSPVADVSAMGAVMIPMMKKEGFDTDYAVNVTTHASLVGALMPTSHNMIIYALAAGGKVSIGALIAAGILPALVLMACMLVAAYAVAVKRGYPAGKFPGWAEVFRSFAAALPGLLIVGIILAGILSGVFTATESAAVAVTYTILLTFFIYRTMTLQNFLRAAAKAVKTTGVVLLLIGVSTMFQYLMGLYEVADLAGDMMNKVSSEPWMIFLLINVILFLLGTFMDMAATILICTPIFLPIAMKAGMDPVQFGMLMLINCALGLNTPPVGTTQFVGCAIGGISVGAVMRTILPFYAALIAALMFVTYVPAFSLWLPRLLMGYKG, from the coding sequence ATGGAACTGATCATTCTCGGCGCCACCTTCTTCGGCTTCCTGATCCTCGGCGTACCGGTCGCCTTCGCGATCGGCCTCTCGGCGATTTGCACCATCCTCTACGAAGGCCTGCCGGTTGCCGTCATCTTCCAGCAGATGATGTCGGGGATGAACATCTTTTCCTTCCTCGCCATCCCGTTCTTCGTCTTCAGCGGTGAGCTGATGCTGCATGGCGGCGTCGCCGACAAGATCGTGCAGCTCGCCAAGAACCTCGTCGGACACATCCGCGGCGGGCTCGGTATGTCGAACGTGGTCGCTTGCACGCTGTTCGGTGGCGTATCCGGCTCGCCGGTGGCTGACGTGTCGGCGATGGGCGCGGTGATGATCCCGATGATGAAAAAGGAGGGTTTCGACACCGACTACGCCGTCAACGTCACCACCCACGCCTCGCTGGTCGGAGCGCTGATGCCGACCAGCCACAATATGATCATCTATGCCCTGGCCGCCGGCGGCAAGGTATCGATCGGCGCGCTGATCGCCGCGGGCATCTTGCCAGCGCTCGTGCTGATGGCGTGCATGCTGGTTGCCGCTTACGCGGTCGCGGTGAAGCGAGGCTATCCGGCCGGCAAGTTCCCGGGCTGGGCCGAGGTTTTCCGCTCGTTCGCGGCCGCTCTGCCCGGCCTCCTGATCGTCGGCATCATCCTGGCGGGCATCCTGTCCGGCGTCTTCACGGCAACCGAATCCGCAGCCGTCGCGGTCACCTACACGATCCTGCTGACCTTCTTCATCTACCGTACCATGACCCTGCAGAACTTCCTGCGGGCCGCGGCCAAGGCGGTGAAGACGACGGGCGTGGTGCTGCTGCTGATCGGCGTCTCCACCATGTTCCAGTATCTGATGGGGCTCTACGAGGTGGCCGACCTCGCCGGCGACATGATGAACAAGGTGTCCTCGGAACCCTGGATGATCTTCCTGCTCATCAACGTCATCCTGTTCTTGCTCGGCACCTTCATGGACATGGCGGCGACCATCCTGATCTGCACGCCGATCTTCCTGCCGATTGCGATGAAGGCGGGCATGGATCCCGTGCAGTTCGGCATGCTGATGCTGATCAACTGCGCCCTGGGACTGAACACACCGCCGGTCGGAACGACGCAGTTCGTGGGCTGTGCCATCGGCGGCATCTCGGTGGGCGCGGTGATGCGCACCATCCTGCCGTTCTACGCCGCCCTGATCGCAGCGCTCATGTTCGTGACCTACGTCCCCGCCTTCTCGCTTTGGCTGCCGCGCCTGCTGATGGGGTACAAGGGATAG